The Triticum aestivum cultivar Chinese Spring chromosome 6D, IWGSC CS RefSeq v2.1, whole genome shotgun sequence genomic sequence cGGCCGTCGGAGTTGAGCCTttcggagggcacgacgccgttggtggcctcgagctgctcggcgtggcggCGACGAAAGTACTGCTCCCACAGCGGGCTGTCGGGGATGTACCTCGGCCCTTCCATTGCCGCCTGCGGCAGAGAGGATCGGATACAGGCAATCTCCGCACGACGCGCCGCCGCGGTGGGCGGcggtggcaccgggaccccgccggcgctgatcctccatgccgggggcacccgcatgtccggcggggccGGATACTCGGCCTCATAAAGAAGCCGAGCTTCGTCCTCGTGATGGTGGCGGCGGaagaagccgttcgccgccgcgccatcACCTGGAAAGCGCCTGGCCATTGGGTGAACTGGAAATGGCGAGAAGAGAGGGAGGAACGGGGGCGTCGAGGAATGGGGGTGTCGGCGGTGGAGAGTCTGTGCGTCACCGGTGCGggagggggcggcttatataggcaGAGCCGCCGTGTGTACGCATGGCCGCCGTGTGTATGCGTGGTGGGCGTGGGACGCACGtcatccggtcttcactgcgccacccgtgaggcatcaatggaggaggctgaccggcgcggcagcgcgcggcagctttggcattgattccacCGCGGGAACCgagacgatgaggacgacgaagcgacgAGAAGAGCCGAGTCGCTGCCAAGGAGGGCCCACCGATTTTTGCGCCAAAAACGATTCGgccggcgcccccagcgcgccgggttcggcctgggtccgccggcgccaatttcggcccaagCCGGTGAAAATTGGGCCTTTAGGGGCGCGACTGGGCCCATTTTTCGGTGCCGCCGGCCGAAAAATCGCCTGGGGGCCTTGTtgtgggcgcggctggagatgctcttatacagacttgcggtgaaacctatatttataagaaagtgagtgtgagcactatagcctttctcataagtatatgtgaatgacatattgttgatcggaaatgatgtagaattttctggaaagcataaatgagtgtttgaaaggagtttttcaaagaaagacctcagtgaagctgcttacatattgggcatcaagatctatagagatagatcaagacgctttatAAGATTTTTCATTGAgtacacaccttgacaagattttgaagtagttcaaaatggaacagtcaaaagaaggagttcttgcctgtattgcaaggtgtaaagttgagtaagactcaaaacccgaccacggcagaaaatagaaagagaatgaaagtcattccctatgcctcagccatagtttatataaagtatgctatgctgtgtaccagacctattgtgtaccttgccatgagtttggccaggggtacgatagtgatctaggagtggatcactggacagcggtcaaagttatccttagttacctaagaggactaaggaaatatttctcagttatggtggtgataaagagtttgtcttaaagagttacatcgatgcaagtttttacaccgatccggatgactctaagtctcaatctggatacaaattgaaagtgggagcaattagctagagtagctccatgcagagcattgtagacatagaaaattggcAAAATGCATACGActttgaatgtggcagatccgttgactaaacttctctcacaagcaaaacatgatcacaccttagtactctttgagtgttaatcacatagcgatgtgaacaagattattgactctagtaaacccttcgggtgttagtcacatggcgatgtgaactgatcacataaagatgtgaactattggtgttaaatcacacgacgatgtgaactagattattgactctagggcaagtgggagactgaaggaaatatgccctagaggaaataataaagttgttatttatatttccttatatcatgataaatgtttattattcatgctagaattgtattaaccagaaacttgatacatgtgtggatacatagacaaaacacagtgtccctagtaagcctctactagactagctcattaatcaaagatggttaagtttcctaaccatagacatgtgttgtcatttgatgaaagggatcacatcattaggagaataatgtgatggacaagacacatctgttagcttagcataatgatcgttaagttttattgctattgctttcttcatgtcatatacatattcctttgactatgagattatgcaactcccagataccagaggaataccttgtgtgctatcaaacgtcacaacgtaactgggtgattctaaagatgctctacaggtatctccgaaggtgtttgttaggttggcatagattgagattaggatttgtcactccgagtatcggagaggtatctctgggccctctcggtaatgcacatcataataagccttgcaaggaatgtgactaatgagttagttgaaggatgatgtattacggaacaagtaaagagactttccggtaacgagattgaactaggtatgaagataccgacgatcgaatctcgggcaagtaacataccgatgacaaagggaataacgtatgttgtcataacggttcgaccgataaagatcttcgtagaatatgtgggagccaatatgagcatccaggttccacaattggttattgaccggagaggagtttcagtcatgtctacatagttctcgaatccatagggtccgcacgcttaacgttcgatgacgatttgtattatatgagttatgtgatttggtgactgaatgttgttcggagtcccagatgagatcacggacatgaagaggagtctcgaaatggtcgagaggtaaagattaatatattggatgatgatattcggacaccggaatagttccggaTCGTTtcaggcatttttcggagtaccgggaggttaccggaaccccccggagaggTAATGGGCCTCATGGTCCATGGAGAAGAGaggggacagcccacaaggggtcgcccccccatgggagtccgaattggactaggggagggcgcagcgccccccttccctctcctactccctctccctttccccctttcccactccggaaaaaggaaaggggaatcctactaggactaggagtcctagtaggactccccacacttggcgcgcccctaggggccggcctcctccctctcctcctgtatatacgagggcagggggcaccccaaaacacaacatttattctcttagccgtgtgtcgtgcccccccccccccacagtttactcctccggtcatagcgtcgtagtgtaccggaaagtctctttactcattccgtaatacctcatcctgcaactaactcattagtcaccttCCTTGCAAGGCTGACGAAACCATGAccctcaccacgccgtcgtgcatgaccctcaccacgccgtcgtgctgacgaaactctccctcgaccctctgctggatcaagagttcgagggacgtcatcgagatgaacgtgtgctgaactcggaggtgccgtacgttcggtactagatcggttggatcatgaagacgttcgactacatcaaccacgctaacctaacgcttccactttcggtctacgggggtacgtggacacactctccccctctcgttgctatgcatctcctagatagatctagcgtgagcgtaggaatttttttgaaattgcatgctacgttccccaacactaacttggaactgttatatgtggttgtgtgtTCCATATGATTtatagtttgtattgcttctaattttattgaattgcatctgcgtagcttacaacttatacctgcaacaatcacttacccataagacacatttaacttgggagtgtgatgtaggttgcatcttgcattgtcttctagcttgtactgcttctaatttcttgaaatggcacttatgacgagacactttttacctgatagagtgatattggttgcatgttcatatggtgcctagatttcatttcttctaattttgttgaaatgccttctacttactgtttttcatacatattccatcctgctatcgtacgtgtgaatatgcaatgttgtctttttttgtatatattccaccctcctatcatgcgcttgccttacatcaaagtagtgttcgtctgtatcatgcatcaaccagttatgcagagctaattttattcatcttcttgtggttttgacttcataaggcaatatcagaaaagaggaaggaaaagagtaagttaggggatgttggtggtcctccggaccgacgcaaacagagactctctagatttgccactgctactgctaatgcagttgaagtcccaagtctacatgatgagttcatctcccatagtccaccatcacaggtgcttgctctaagttgacagtgtgataatttgtttcatgttgcatatgttgtctagcctgtatttcttctattttgattaaattgcacctgctgagtttattcattatacatgtgcatatgacatgtctgtctgtgtctagaatacactgcatctatctatcataccatgttcttacatcaaagtactgttgttttgtatcccgcatcagtcactcatgattggacgcttttaacatgcagtctgatagtggttgcatcttgcagtgatttctaggttgtactgcttctaatttttcgaaatgccacttatgacaatacacttttaacttggcagagtgatattggttgcatctttcatatggtgtctagcttgcactacttctattttcttgaaaatccttctacttagtttacacatcgtagctgtgaatatgtcacgtcgtcctgtttttcttacatattccatccatacggttgtcttacatcaaagtattgcttgtttgtatcatgcatcaatgagttctgaagagtgattttattcttttgtgttgtgggtacggcctgccatggcaaagtcaaaaaagagcaaggaaatgaatatagtagggaatggtgtgaCTCGTCGGGtgcaacggaaaaggatctgcccacgagattctgctggtacttatagtgcagtagaaggtccaagtccaccggctaaatctacaaacacagtatcacgtGCTCCACcggctgcagcatccgcttcaactgtaccggcatctcaacgagttactcgttcggtTGCTCcgcaactggccagttcccaagctgccttcacacctaacactactttcgaagcactgctgacacaacaggacttggcaagatcagatgaacctcatgagcatcaacaccaagacggtacctgaccgagtcaagttgcagttgcatgctcctttatatgtacccttacagtttgatgtgcactaacactttccatattcgttgttgagctagcaccacggcacaagcggaaatagacatcagggataatgcttgacagattaacaaaatctaaaggaggaagaatggagatccattttgaggcaggtttaaaaaggccacgtgatgctacagagtcagccaagttagtatcagaggcagctgtTGCCGTTAGGtatcatgcacgtatcctcccaacgtggatccagtacaggaatgagaaagacgatACCCATtttaacaccttcctcgaccatttatccgtaagtaatgttattcaacgcaatttgtaatattggcttgctctgtcccatactttctagcttcctcctaataagactcacattcttttttcaatagatgaggttcaagttggatccaaaagatgatgcaactaaacaagcatgcactcatgtttttcagtctgctctgcgaaaGTATCGGGATCACCTTATAAAAACTCACTTttaaggcaaggctaacaatgaaattgcccaaacatctccagtggaatatattacagatgaagactagacagcccttgttaaacactggtctgatccaaagtatcaggcagggtatatgtatttgaccagatcacatattgaacttgtatttacgtatgtgccttacaagtgtatcttcttctaggctaactgtttgaagaacaaggccaaccgttctaaaatgaaattccaacagacaacatgatctctgagctatattgcacactgcgaggctcttgtaaatagctgctagttccttcttttttctgtgccatattattgtatctatattgacttgttccaaatatagaggaaagcccgtgcggaccaaaaagaacctgaaccgaatacagtgcaaatcttcaaggattgccacaccagcaagatgaagggcatgagcacaccagttcaagccgctgttgtaagtccttactccacctgcctttgaactgcttgttactgtgatgtgttcatttaactacttggtttgcagccaatgtcagttactctattcacttttatacacaattgtcttaacgtatcatttcactttacacggtttaaaagagatgaaggatattcttttggttttgatctgtaatctagttttgatgttcacgtgcccacacaatgacaatagcatgtttgttttatatctgtttccCCATAATATGAATGATGTcctactatgttcatcctactttaaaccatgtctctttaatTATCCTTAGatatcaacgaatgtgaggaaatagacaatacagtaggcattctacatggacatatgttccgaaagtgattttattatgtagttggcactacaatacatgctaatgtattacaatagttcaccaaaataagttatgtataaatgtgaaacctactttgtttgtttttgtctcattagtaacttatctggtagactaatctacaagttcaaactttcaacaagctatggaacaaatgattgaacaaccacaaccgcctgaaggtgacgaggctaccacatgcacaatgtcacctcttgctgcagtgcgtcagtatctctccactaacagtgcaaaaagcaacTTCCTCCGTAAtgctgggttggttgtcaaggtaacctcgtccaaatcgcctactgaacaaaatctctggctagacagagtgatatatctgtgctccagacacaagtccaatccctaatggacgtcgcttcggaaacaagaatagtggttgacaaatgtcgtcaagatatgaatggttttgaaaccatactatcagacatttgctttgttgttcaagagcaatggcggaaaaatgggaagatcatgctgctccatcagattctacagcctgaaacattagcactcaggtcaaatgatttgtgcttctatacatctgatggtgcttttttctgcaaggactgtaaactttatgccaacaggccttttgttgtatggctggaatttatgatgttgtgatacaacatttattgtgctgccaaaggctgtagaaattatgacactatttttgtatagtgtaggtaatgtattcggccgaaagcttcgtaggagcccaacgtgccaacattcgtcgggcccattccaattgggctaaaaacgattatgggccgtaatttgcatgtagcccactaaaaatatctgggcctaaattagcataagctttcatttttttggtaggcctgtgcccatagtgggcctttaacaggccggaacataatttgggccctcagtagcaataggccgttaacatgtgtaaatatctcgagcccataaatggccgaaagtgagattggccCCTTATTGTGCCAAATTACCCACTAGTCATTAGCAGGCCAAAATGTATCTCAGCtcgtggtggcccatttacaatgtaGATCGTTCACAtgccgaaattcagacgggccgtGAATGCGctgacctactacacgggcctttaataggaCGAAAGTTCGATCGGGCTTGATTAGTATcagttttatatgggccgttaataggcccgatgtgacgttgggccacatatggcccatggatttcgttcgACGCTaataggccgaaaatcacaacaggctggaagtggcccaaatctacagtgggcctctaacaggccgattGTCAGACATGGCCTAAtttgacccaaatccttcacgataatttatgggccaaaagtttcacTTGccaataaatgggcccaaatgaatcAGGACCTTTAACAGGACGGAAACACAccaggccgtaattcggcccaaatacttagcggactgttaacgggccagaagtgacgaTGGGCCATGATGATGACAAGATTAGaacgggccattgacgggctgatttgacactagccgtacgggccttaattGCGAATGGGCCGTCTGCAAGCAGGCCGTTAATGGGCTAGCCCATTAattttgactgggccagcctttttaacctaaatgggccgctgttgggccttgccatgtgtcgatgtatcataggtgcctcctgtccattGGGCGGTTGACATCGGTCCTTTCGCGGTGCTAACACGTGGTTGCTATAGCCAATGATAGTTTTAcgcgtggaaaatcctcattggtcccaggtgttaacaggttatcggatccataCCGGAACACGATAGTTTAACGGTGATCCGTTACGGTTGATGCCACGtatcggttacccttgatgaaagaacttctatgacgcgcgatttatcgtcatggaagtggacacttcagtgatgataattttggtaatgtcatggaacacttctacgacagcacaggtatgactatcttgattctatcataaaatcgtcatggatgtacatgcatgacagaaaacgtgacctactgtgacaaacacgtatcatcacggaagtgtatttttttgtagtgtaacaaagccatcaaccggccaggattacagatCGCAAGAATCAAAGAAAGAAAAACAACACGGTAAGATACAAAGATGCTGGTAAGCAGCTAACTAGCCTCAAAGCTACATGCTAGATGATAAAACAGATAGGCACACAGCTGAAGACATCGAGGCCCTCCTCCGAAAATGAAGCACCAGGGAGCTAGGACCATGCTGGCATAGAGGAGAAGGGGATGACCGGCATCAACGAGTGTGGTCACCAAACAGCTATGGGCCCCGGCACGGCACAACCATCCAATTCCATCTCTGAAGAAGGCTACAACATCCTCACCTGGCTCGAAAGGCGCCGCACCATCAGAAGATAGAATGTTCCACCTAGAACAAGAATGGTTGCCGCCGAAGGATGGTCACATAGAGAGGATCCATGCACTCCCAACGAGCCGCCAAAGCTTCCCTCAAGCAGAATTGCACATGGTCCGGCCGTAGAGGAGGGACAACGTCAAGCTTGGACGAAGAGGACACGCCACTGACGCCGCCGAATGCACCCCAACAGCGCACACAAACCAAACAGCTCCCaaaggcggcgccttcaagaaggagaatGACGccgagagcgccgccgccgcccactgaGGTTAGGGCTTTCACCCGAGAGGCTACAGGATGGTGGGTGGAGGGAGTCAGACCTGACaaacgcctccaaggaggaagaACGGTGCCCTggggcgccgccgccgtcgcggccAGCCATGGCCGGGCATGGATTTCTCCTGGTCTGGTTCCACACCACCATCCCACCCTCACCATGGAGACTGAAGATCAAAGAAGAACGCCGACCCAGGCCCGGAGGGGAGGGATCACATCGCGTAGAAGAAGGAAGGGGCCGCCAGGACCGCACTAGGTTCACGTCCACCGGATCCCCGCCGTCCTCACGGCCAGGGACACCACCACCACGCCTGCGCCACCGCTCGTCGTAGAGCCGGTGGCGCCACTTCGATCGAGGCCGCCACCCCAGATCCCGCGGCCCTCGGCGAAAAGCAGATCAGCAgaagccccgccgccaccttcctcggaAGCGCCCTAAgcttgcccggcggcggcgaggggggaggGAGACGGGAAGGGGGGCTCTGCGATCTAGGGTTTCGCCCCCGAGACGCccgggaggggcggcgcgggggtcgggggggggggaggatccTCCCAGGTGCTTCCCTAAGATACATGTTGCGCAACCCTTGCTGGAGTTCATGGAGATCGAGCTTTCGAAGACGGCACGACGTGAAAGCTATGGCAGAGCTAGGTCTAGGACTTGCGGCTAATACCATGTAAGGGGATTAGAAGGAGAGAATTGCCGTAAATCGTTGTGTGTATTATTGAGCCTCATGGGATGGTATATATAGATGCGCAAGATTTTGAAGGGCAAGATCTCTCTTAGAGATAAGATTAAAACAATTCTTATCCAATCCTGTAAATTTTCTGACTATAAACATATCTTTAATAGAAGACGCGGAATGATcctcaaaaagagaaaaaaaagacgTGGAACCTCCTATTGAAGAGCAAGAAAGAATCAAGTACAACTTAATATTTTTGTTAAATAGCAAAAACGATTTTTAGCGCTAGTTTTCATTTGATATTGTTTATAGTAGCTGAGGAGAAGATATTACACTTCtcgcaaaaaaggagaggagaAGATATTACACGTGCTGCCCACAGTATCTAACGGTTTGGCCTTCAATCTTTCATCTTTCGTATGTAAAGAAACTAAAAAATTCAATGGACATGTAAAGAATCTATACAGCCAGCTCGATCTTCACGGGGAAAGAGAATGACAGGGCTTCGTCTCCGACCAGGACCGTGCTGACGCCCGACGGCACGACGGTGTAGGCAGTCTCCTCGACGATGGCGAACGCCTTGCACACGTTGAGCGTGAACGGCACTTGGACGGCGGCTCCCGCGGGCACGAACACCCTCCGGAACGCCACCAACTGCTTCAGCGGCGCGTCGTCCACCTCGGCCGGCGGCACCGTGTAGACCAACACGACGTGGGTGCCGTCCCTGCTGCCACGGTTGGCCACGGTCAGACTGAAGCTTACCTCCTCTTGGCACCCGTGTCCGGCGACGTTGACAGCCGGGCAGGCCAGCGCGGCCGTCCCCAGCTTGCGGGTGAGCTGCTTGCAGGACTCCCATGCGGCAACCCGGGCTGTGACCGAAGCCCCGGTGGTGTCGGACGCGTAGCTTAAGTTGCTGTAGCTGAGACCGTGGCCGAACGGGTAGAGCACTTCCGGCCCGCCGTAGAACTTGTAGGTCCTGCCAGGGTACCCCTTGTCGGCGACCGGCCGCAGCGCCATGGACGTCATCGGGATCTTGCTGATGTACTCGTTCTTGTACCACGTTAGCGGCAGCCTTCCCCCTGACAATCCAAGAAACGtttcatgaaaacaaaatacaccAAGGAATCGATCTGCATTTCATCTATAGTACTCCTACCTGGATTGTATTTTCCGAAGAGCACGTCGGCGATGGCCGTGCCTCCTTCCTCGCCGGGGTACCCGGCCCAGAGGATGGCCCCGATCTTGGGGTTGTTCTGCGCAAAGGAGACGTCGACGCCGCCGGCGGAAATGATCACCAGGATGATTGGGTACGGTGAGGCTTCGGCGACCGCGTTGATCCAGTTGGTCTGATTCCACGGCAGGAGTAGATCCTCCCTGTCGTTGCCCTCCTTCTCCACGCTCATGTTGAGGCCGGCGATGACGATGGTCGCGTCCACGGTTTTCACGTCGGCGGCCGCGCCGCACGCGCCGTCGTCGCACACGTGCGCCGACGTGGCGCTGACGACCTTCCTTATCGCATCGTACGGCGTCACAACTCTGCATGGTTTGCCTGCGTATACATACAGACAAGTAATTTCAGGTAACTATACACTATACAGTCACTTATGTGCAGATGATTATTTTACTTTTTACCTCTGTAGTCTCCCAGCATGACATCCGTGGCGTTGATGTGTTGCAGGAGGCCAACCAGTGACAACGAATGGACCTTGTTGGTGTCCAATGGCAGCCGGCCGTGATCGTTCTTGATGAGCACCATGCCTTGCCTCGCGGCGTCGGCGGCCAGCTCCTTGTGCTCCTCCGTGCAGACGTCGTCGGCGCCGAGGGACTCCAGCTCCGGAATGCCGTCGAAGAAGCCGAGCCTCATGAGGGTGAGGTAGAGGTTCCGCAGCGCGTTGTCGACCTCGGACTCCCGCAGCTTCCCCTGCCGCACGGCGTCCAGGCCGAAGGCGGTGAAGAAGTCTTGCGCGCCCTCCCAGTACATGCCGCAGTCGAGGTCCAGCCCGGCCTTcatggccgccgccgtcgcctccacgCCGTTGTACCCGAGCCACTTGGCGTCCCTGACCATGACGCGGACCGAGTCGCAGTCGGAGACGATGTACCCATGGAGCTGCCACTCGCCGCGGACGGTCTCCGACAGGAGCCGCGCGTTGGCGCAGGCCGGGACGCCGTTGATGCGGTTGTAGGAGCACATGACGCAGCTCGCGTCCCCGTCCCTCACGCACATCTCGAACGGCCGCTCGAACGTCTCGATCATGTCGCGCTCCTCCACCCGCGCGTCGAACGTGAGCCGGTCGGCGGTGAGCCACGCGTCCACGTCGTAGGCGGCGTAGTGCTTGCAGCAGCTGGAGACCTTGATGGGCCGGGCGAAAGGGTCGGCACCGGGGCCGGGACCGGCGCCGTCGATGTCCTGCATTGCGCGGACGAAGTTGACGGCGTACCGTCCGACGACGAAGGGGTCCTCGCCGGGCGTCTCGCTGGCGCGGCCCCACCGCGGGTCGCGCACCACGTTGATGTTGGGGCTCCAGTACGTGAGCTCGGCGTGGCCCAGGTTGTACATGGCCCTGATCTCGGTGGACACGGCGCCGCCGATGGCTCCCCACAGCGTCTCGTTGAACGCCGCGGCGCTGTTAATGACGAGCGGGAAGCTGGTGGCGCCGGGCACCACGTCTCCGAACCGCGTGCCGCCCGGCCCGGTGTCCGACACGCCGTGCAGGGCCTCCCCCCACCAGAGGTACGGTGGCAGCCCGACGCGCGCCGCGCCCTCGGCCCGGTCGCCGAGGTTGCGCACCTTCTCCTCCAGCGTGAGCCGGCCGACGAGGTCCCGCACCCGCTCGGCGTATGGCAGGGAGGCGTCGCAATACCGGAAGCCACCCATTTCAAGACCCATGGCCGCGAACCGGGCCGGGTCGCAGACCTTGGTATAGTTCCGGCCATTGGTGGTGATTGGGccgagcccggagccgccgccggagACAGAAGTGAAGGCGACGGAAACGGCGCAAAGGAGAGAGGCCAAGAGCACGCAATGGCGAAGCGAGGACGCCATTGCGACT encodes the following:
- the LOC123144993 gene encoding beta-D-xylosidase 3; translated protein: MASSLRHCVLLASLLCAVSVAFTSVSGGGSGLGPITTNGRNYTKVCDPARFAAMGLEMGGFRYCDASLPYAERVRDLVGRLTLEEKVRNLGDRAEGAARVGLPPYLWWGEALHGVSDTGPGGTRFGDVVPGATSFPLVINSAAAFNETLWGAIGGAVSTEIRAMYNLGHAELTYWSPNINVVRDPRWGRASETPGEDPFVVGRYAVNFVRAMQDIDGAGPGPGADPFARPIKVSSCCKHYAAYDVDAWLTADRLTFDARVEERDMIETFERPFEMCVRDGDASCVMCSYNRINGVPACANARLLSETVRGEWQLHGYIVSDCDSVRVMVRDAKWLGYNGVEATAAAMKAGLDLDCGMYWEGAQDFFTAFGLDAVRQGKLRESEVDNALRNLYLTLMRLGFFDGIPELESLGADDVCTEEHKELAADAARQGMVLIKNDHGRLPLDTNKVHSLSLVGLLQHINATDVMLGDYRGKPCRVVTPYDAIRKVVSATSAHVCDDGACGAAADVKTVDATIVIAGLNMSVEKEGNDREDLLLPWNQTNWINAVAEASPYPIILVIISAGGVDVSFAQNNPKIGAILWAGYPGEEGGTAIADVLFGKYNPGGRLPLTWYKNEYISKIPMTSMALRPVADKGYPGRTYKFYGGPEVLYPFGHGLSYSNLSYASDTTGASVTARVAAWESCKQLTRKLGTAALACPAVNVAGHGCQEEVSFSLTVANRGSRDGTHVVLVYTVPPAEVDDAPLKQLVAFRRVFVPAGAAVQVPFTLNVCKAFAIVEETAYTVVPSGVSTVLVGDEALSFSFPVKIELAV